A genomic stretch from Onychostoma macrolepis isolate SWU-2019 chromosome 02, ASM1243209v1, whole genome shotgun sequence includes:
- the LOC131531426 gene encoding dehydrogenase/reductase SDR family member 1-like encodes MALSGWICVVTGASRGIGRGIALQLSEAGATVYITGRQEKTLKQTAAEVTERGGQCLPVVCDSSKEDEIKELFERVQREQHGRLDLLVNNAYAGVQAIMNNLNKKFWEVDPDIWDTINNTGLRGHYFCSVYGARMMVAQGKGLIVFISSMGGLRYLFNVPYGVGKAACDRMAADMAIELKKKGVVSVSLWPGAVQTELINQYISSDEAPPGFDPKFKEMFSKGETTECSGRCIVELAKDKSLMSMTGQVLMTCELARRYGFKDVDGRSVMDYTSLKFLISQVPYVSWLSVFTPSFIRVPRSMLSLGKF; translated from the exons ATGGCACTGTCAGGATGGATCTGTGTGGTGACTGGTGCTTCCAGAGGAATTGGAAGAGGTATTGCCCTTCAGTTATCTGAGGCTGGCGCTACTGTGTACATCACTGGTCGACAGGAGAAAACTCTGAAGCAGACAGCAGCTGAG GTGACAGAGAGAGGTGGCCAGTGTCTCCCAGTGGTCTGTGACTCATCTAAAGAGGATGAAATCAAGGAGCTGTTTGAACGTGTCCAGCGTGAGCAACATGGCAGACTTGATTTATTGGTGAATAATGCCTATGCTGGTGTACAG GCTATCATGAACAACTTGAACAAAAAGTTCTGGGAGGTGGATCCAGATATTTGGGACACAATCAACAACACTGGACTCAG GGGTCACTATTTCTGCTCAGTGTATGGTGCACGGATGATGGTGGCTCAGGGCAAAGGCTTGATTGTGTTCATATCATCCATGGGTGGTCTGCGCTATCTCTTTAATGTACCCTATGGGGTCGGCAAAGCTGCA TGTGACAGAATGGCAGCGGACATGGCAATAGAGCTGAAGAAGAAAGGTGTGGTTTCTGTAAGCCTCTGGCCAGGGGCCGTTCAGACTGAGTTAATTAATCAGTATATATCTTCTGATGAGGCTCCTCCAGGATTTGATCCAAAA TTCAAGGAAATGTTCAGCAAGGGTGAAACGACGGAGTGTAGTGGACGATGCATAGTTGAGCTGGCCAAAG ATAAAAGTCTGATGTCAATGACTGGGCAAGTGTTGATGACCTGTGAGCTCGCTCGCCGCTATGGATTCAAGGATGTTGATG GTCGCAGTGTTATGGACTACACCTCTCTGAAGTTCCTCATTTCCCAGGTGCCCTATGTGTCCTGGCTGTCCGTATTCACTCCTTCATTCATCAGAGTGCCTCGTTCCATGCTGAGCCTTGGCAAATTCTAA
- the LOC131531420 gene encoding dehydrogenase/reductase SDR family member 1-like, giving the protein MALSGWICVVTGASRGIGRGIALQLSEAGATVYITGRQEKTLKQTAAEVTERGGQCLPVVCDSSKEDEIKELFERVQREQHGRLDLLVNNAYAGVQAILDNMNKKFWEVDPDIWDTINNTGLRGHYFCSVYGARMMVAQGKGLIVFISSMGGLRYLFNVPYGVGKAACDRMAADMAVELEKKGVVSVSLWPGAVQTELISQYMSPGEDPPGFDPKFKEMFNKGETTEFSGRCIVELAKDKSLLSMTGQVLMTCDLARRYGLKDVDGRSVMDYTSLKFVVSQVPYVSWLSVFTPSFIRVPRSILSLGSGKI; this is encoded by the exons ATGGCACTGTCAGGATGGATCTGTGTGGTGACTGGTGCTTCCAGAGGAATTGGAAGAGGTATTGCCCTTCAGTTATCTGAGGCTGGCGCTACTGTGTACATCACTGGTCGACAGGAGAAAACTCTGAAGCAGACAGCAGCTGAG GTGACAGAGAGAGGTGGCCAGTGTCTCCCAGTGGTCTGTGACTCATCTAAAGAGGATGAAATCAAGGAGCTGTTTGAACGTGTCCAGCGTGAGCAACATGGCAGACTTGATTTATTGGTGAATAATGCCTATGCTGGTGTACAG GCTATTTTGGACAACATGAACAAAAAGTTCTGGGAGGTGGATCCGGATATTTGGGACACAATCAACAACACTGGACTCAG GGGTCACTATTTCTGCTCAGTGTATGGTGCACGGATGATGGTGGCTCAGGGCAAAGGCTTGATTGTGTTCATATCATCCATGGGTGGTCTGCGCTATCTCTTTAATGTACCCTATGGGGTCGGCAAAGCTGCA TGTGACAGAATGGCGGCAGATATGGCAGTAGAGCTGGAGAAGAAAGGTGTGGTTTCTGTAAGCCTCTGGCCAGGGGCCGTTCAGACTGAGTTAATTAGTCAGTATATGTCTCCTGGCGAGGATCCTCCGGGATTTGATCCAAAG TTCAAGGAAATGTTCAATAAGGGTGAGACGACAGAGTTTAGTGGACGATGCATAGTCGAGCTGGCCAAAG ATAAAAGTCTGTTGTCAATGACTGGGCAAGTGTTGATGACCTGTGACCTCGCTCGCCGCTATGGACTCAAGGATGTTGATG GTCGCAGTGTTATGGACTACACCTCTCTGAAGTTTGTCGTCTCCCAGGTACCCTATGTATCCTGGCTGTCCGTATTCACTCCTTCATTCATCAGAGTGCCTCGTTCCATTCTAAGCCTTGGCAGTGGAAAAATCTAA
- the homeza gene encoding homeobox and leucine zipper encoding a, producing the protein MTSLMATHSDHDLKVISPRGVAAKRQDGSLTSPRQQKSPYHHNPDGKEHASPSNRRPRDSSAAVSFSTNNNSVVCLPLVSEGLKLVWTQSDQTRELDGIPELVQAFNIFPYPTSQEVSTLARVCALPLDKVKVWFMVQRIKYGISWASEDIEETRLKLARPVQTSETEHKESSTKRKNGIEDLKETEDHVEDLAQNPQVPRKRHKTESTEPAKLFPTPSRFRSSLPPPQDSYYYRQPVEIPETPQAATPPTSTESPVGSEQPRQGRYKKSKAQLAALRKSFLQENWPDETELQRLQEETGLTRNEIRKWFSDSRYQLRNGRGLSTSFSATQGEKNEPNCSLSSQSQEVQPLPLTTKKQTIEHADDEGKEKVRMKGSRKNRPKNSQFFQLFLSNTLEAFEEEALVVDEEKCSEESEIQNNEAGSEQESEGRCLTPPEPAAPTSSSSSPSITPSKKHSGRSSKSARSVKANALNNSLNSSDNTSPSSVLTVAGRPRKTKEQLAVLKEYFQRCPWPKSDVYTQIVELTSLPRADIIQWFGDTRYAVKNGHVRWVHADVRDQVLAEIALLQSGGAAADATGTPGSEGNRKRKSQGNNTPKTQKSATDSVDLSPLEQYYRQTGPLQEKDLDHLCRKSKMSYQQVRDWFASKDSTTLETEITVIN; encoded by the coding sequence ATGACATCTCTGATGGCGACGCACAGTGACCATGACTTGAAAGTTATTTCTCCGAGAGGGGTGGCAGCAAAAAGACAAGATGGAAGCCTCACCAGTCCACGGCAGCAAAAATCACCATACCACCACAATCCTGATGGAAAGGAACATGCAAGCCCCTCTAATCGCAGACCAAGAGACAGCagtgctgctgtaagctttagCACTAATAATAACTCCGTAGTATGTCTTCCTTTGGTATCTGAAGGACTAAAGTTAGTGTGGACCCAGTCTGATCAAACACGTGAGCTGGATGGTATCCCTGAACTTGTTCAGGCCTTCAACATCTTCCCCTATCCAACATCTCAAGAGGTCAGCACGCTTGCCCGTGTCTGCGCTCTTCCCCTAGACAAAGTCAAAGTGTGGTTCATGGTGCAACGCATCAAGTATGGAATTAGCTGGGCCTCGGAGGACATTGAAGAGACAAGGCTCAAGCTGGCGAGACCAGTGCAAACAAGTGAAACTGAACACAAAGAGAGCAGTACAAAGAGGAAAAATGGAATTGAGGATTTAAAAGAAACAGAAGATCATGTAGAAGATCTAGCGCAAAATCCACAAGTGCCTCGTAAAAGACATAAAACTGAAAGCACAGAACCAGCAAAGCTCTTTCCAACTCCCTCACGTTTCCGTTCATCTCTCCCACCTCCCCAGGATTCGTACTACTACCGACAGCCAGTAGAAATCCCAGAAACACCTCAAGCAGCCACTCCACCTACTTCTACAGAGTCTCCTGTTGGATCTGAGCAGCCACGGCAGGGGCGCTACAAAAAGTCCAAAGCCCAGTTAGCTGCTTTGCGTAAGAGTTTTCTACAGGAGAATTGGCCTGATGAGACAGAGCTTCAGCGCCTACAAGAGGAGACGGGCCTAACTCGTAATGAGATTCGAAAATGGTTTAGTGACAGTCGCTACCAGCTGCGAAATGGTAGAGGGTTGTCGACATCCTTCTCCGCTACTCAAGGAGAAAAAAATGAACCCAACTGCAGTCTATCATCTCAGTCTCAGGAGGTTCAGCCTCTTCCTCTCACTACTAAAAAGCAAACAATAGAGCATGCTGATGATGAAGGCAAGGAAAAGGTTCGCATGAAAGGATCACGAAAGAATCGGCCAAAGAACTCTCAGTTTTTCCAGCTTTTCCTGTCTAACACGCTCGAGGCATTTGAAGAAGAAGCATTAGTTGTGGACGAGGAGAAATGTTCAGAGGAAAGTGAGATTCAGAATAATGAAGCTGGAAGCGAACAGGAAAGTGAGGGACGTTGTTTGACACCCCCAGAGCCAGCTGCACCCacttcttcctcttcttctccaTCAATCACCCCATCTAAAAAACACTCAGGCAGATCATCGAAATCTGCACGCTCTGTCAAAGCGAATGCTTTGAACAACTCCCTAAACTCCTCGGACAACACTTCACCTTCTTCAGTATTAACAGTGGCTGGACGACCAAGGAAAACAAAGGAGCAACTGGCTGTCCTAAAGGAATACTTCCAGCGCTGCCCATGGCCAAAGAGTGATGTATACACACAGATAGTGGAACTAACATCTTTGCCTCGTGCTGACATTATCCAGTGGTTTGGGGACACGCGTTATGCTGTAAAAAATGGCCATGTACGCTGGGTGCATGCTGATGTACGTGACCAAGTGCTTGCTGAGATAGCATTGTTACAAAGTGGAGGGGCTGCTGCCGATGCCACTGGAACCCCAGGAAGTGAAGGCAACAGGAAACGTAAGTCACAAGGGAACAACACACCAAAAACGCAGAAgtctgcaacagattctgtagACCTCAGTCCGTTGGAGCAGTATTATCGACAGACCGGACCACTCCAAGAGAAAGACCTTGACCATCTCTGCCGGAAGTCAAAAATGAGTTATCAACAGGTCCGAGACTGGTTTGCATCTAAAGACAGTACAACACTGGAAACAGAGATCACTGTTATCAATTGA
- the LOC131527900 gene encoding RING finger protein 212B-like isoform X1 yields MNWFHCNNCYVREGKKFVVSSCGHIFCEICVNTSQCRVCHANCNYLHISDQMKPQEKMFFNDPVKLVQTRLEHIAQIAIFQKRQKERVIAFLRSRSVELERKVKEVRDQCYRQVSELKQENEELKKPLSQRRTSPGRFSINGGTPRMILPVAVTSPGITPRSRAVSSGDTLERFRHSRLGMTTPPGSSISMSSMSSVHEHGFRTPSSVNTPTRSQHTTPNNFQFQLLARPTLQSPRP; encoded by the exons ATGAACTGGTTTCACTGTAACAACTGTTATGTGAGGGAAGGGAAAAAGTTTGTTGTGTCCAGCTGTGGCCACATATTTTGTGAGATTTGCGTAAATACAA GTCAGTGCCGAGTTTGTCATGCCAACTGTAACTACCTTCACATATCTGATCAG ATGAAGCCACAGGAAAAGATGTTTTTCAATGATCCAGTGAAACTTGTTCAGACTCGACTGGAACATATTGCACAG ATTGCTATATTTCAGAAAAGGCAGAAGGAGCGAGTCATTGCATTCTTAAGAAGCAGGTCTGTGGAACTGGAACGAAAGGTGAAAGAAGTCCGTGATCAGTGCTACAG gCAAGTGTCTGAGCTGAAACAAGAGAACGAAGAACTAAAGAAGCCGCTTTCTCAGAGGAGG ACATCACCTGGGAGGTTTTCAATTAATGG AGGAACTCCAAGGATGATTCTTCCCGTAGCTGTCACATCACCAGGTA TCACACCTCGCTCTAGAGCTGTCAG TTCGGGTGACACTTTGGAGAGGTTTAGACATTCCAGACTCGGCATGACA ACACCCCCAGGGTCATCCATCTCTATGTCAAGCATGAGTTCAGTACATGAACATGGTTTCA GGACACCCAGCTCAGTTAACACTCCCACAAG GTCCCAACATACAACCCCAAACAATTTTCAGTTCCAGCTTCTGGCTAGGCCTACACTCCAGTCCCCAAGGCCATAA
- the LOC131527900 gene encoding RING finger protein 212B-like isoform X2 — translation MNWFHCNNCYVREGKKFVVSSCGHIFCEICVNTSQCRVCHANCNYLHISDQMKPQEKMFFNDPVKLVQTRLEHIAQIAIFQKRQKERVIAFLRSRSVELERKVKEVRDQCYRQVSELKQENEELKKPLSQRRTSPGRFSINGGTPRMILPVAVTSPVTPRSRAVSSGDTLERFRHSRLGMTTPPGSSISMSSMSSVHEHGFRTPSSVNTPTRSQHTTPNNFQFQLLARPTLQSPRP, via the exons ATGAACTGGTTTCACTGTAACAACTGTTATGTGAGGGAAGGGAAAAAGTTTGTTGTGTCCAGCTGTGGCCACATATTTTGTGAGATTTGCGTAAATACAA GTCAGTGCCGAGTTTGTCATGCCAACTGTAACTACCTTCACATATCTGATCAG ATGAAGCCACAGGAAAAGATGTTTTTCAATGATCCAGTGAAACTTGTTCAGACTCGACTGGAACATATTGCACAG ATTGCTATATTTCAGAAAAGGCAGAAGGAGCGAGTCATTGCATTCTTAAGAAGCAGGTCTGTGGAACTGGAACGAAAGGTGAAAGAAGTCCGTGATCAGTGCTACAG gCAAGTGTCTGAGCTGAAACAAGAGAACGAAGAACTAAAGAAGCCGCTTTCTCAGAGGAGG ACATCACCTGGGAGGTTTTCAATTAATGG AGGAACTCCAAGGATGATTCTTCCCGTAGCTGTCACATCACCAG TCACACCTCGCTCTAGAGCTGTCAG TTCGGGTGACACTTTGGAGAGGTTTAGACATTCCAGACTCGGCATGACA ACACCCCCAGGGTCATCCATCTCTATGTCAAGCATGAGTTCAGTACATGAACATGGTTTCA GGACACCCAGCTCAGTTAACACTCCCACAAG GTCCCAACATACAACCCCAAACAATTTTCAGTTCCAGCTTCTGGCTAGGCCTACACTCCAGTCCCCAAGGCCATAA